One Gossypium hirsutum isolate 1008001.06 chromosome A11, Gossypium_hirsutum_v2.1, whole genome shotgun sequence genomic window carries:
- the LOC107924408 gene encoding LOW QUALITY PROTEIN: probable magnesium transporter NIPA6 (The sequence of the model RefSeq protein was modified relative to this genomic sequence to represent the inferred CDS: inserted 1 base in 1 codon), producing MYSSNLKGFILAMVSSAFIGSSFIIKKKGLRKAGVNGPRASSGGYGYLLEPLWWVGMLTMIIGEISNFVAYIYAPAVLVTPLGALSIIVSAVLAHFMLKEKLQKMGMLGCLLCIVGSTIIVLHAPXERSISSVEEIWEFATQPAFLLYTASAIATALVLILYCAPRYGQTNIIVYIGICSVIGSLTVMSIKAIGIAIKLTLEGTNQAKYFQTWIFAMVAITCIIIQLNYLNMALDTFNTAIVSPIYYALFTSFTILASAIMFKDYSGQSASSIASELCGFITVLSGTAVLHSTRDPETPLITDLYTPLSPKVSWYIQGNGELWKQKDEDESSPSFITILRQDYFK from the exons ATGTACTCCAGCAATCTCAAGGGCTTTATTCTGGCGATGGTCTCTAGCGCCTTCATTGGCTCCAGCTTTATCATCAAGAAAAAGGGTCTCCGAAAGGCCGGTGTCAACGGCCCCCGTGCTA GTTCTGGTGGATATGGCTACTTGTTGGAGCCGCTCTGGTGGGTTGGCATGCTTACTA TGATTATCGGGGAGATTTCCAATTTCGTTGCTTATATCTATGCACCTGCTGTTTTGGTAACGCCTCTTGGTGCTTTGAGTATCATCGTTAg TGCTGTTTTAGCACATTTCATGTTAAAGGAGAAACTGCAGAAAATGGGAATGTTGGGATGCCTTTTGTGCATAGTAGGTTCGACAATCATTGTGCTTCATGCTC AGGAGCGTTCTATTAGCTCAGTTGAAGAAATTTGGGAATTTGCTACTCAACCAG CCTTTCTTTTGTATACAGCTTCAGCAATAGCTACTGCGTTGGTACTAATTTTGTATTGTGCACCTCGTTATGGTCAAACTAACATAATCGTGTATATTGGAATATGCTCAGTAATTGGATCATTGACG GTAATGAGCATAAAAGCAATTGGTATTGCAATAAAGCTAACATTGGAGGGCACAAATCAGGCCAAATACTTCCAGACTTGGATCTTTGCAATGGTTGCAATTACCTGTAtcattattcaattaaattatctAAATATG GCATTGGATACTTTCAACACGGCAATTGTTTCTCCTATTTATTATGCACTGTTCACTTCTTTCACAATTTTAGCGAGTGCAATAATGTTTAAG GACTACTCTGGTCAAAGTGCTAGCAGCATAGCATCTGAACTTTGTGGTTTCATAACAGTGTTATCTGGGACTGCTGTATTGCATAGTACAAGAGATCCAGAGACTCCTCTTATCACAG ATCTATACACCCCATTATCACCAAAAGTATCATGGTACATCCAAGGCAATGGGGAACTGTGGAAGCAGAAAGATGAAGATGAATCATCCCCTAGCTTTATCACAATTCTCCGGCAAGACTATTTCAAGTAA
- the LOC107922969 gene encoding uncharacterized protein: MGIKILNPWWFRLLRNHFSCLHRHLHHHHHHHHEPPRTIKVINCDGVVKIYDRPVHVSELLIEFPKHMICRSDSFYIGQKIPPLSMDDKLHFGHDYFLLPQQAFQSALSFVTIASFANARYSSSRESGNAMLKKAAACQPFHIEKSASGCLRLRVSDEFIRQLMEESNVKEGSGDESCSRICTTPQLQKQYASLVGSRHWKPTLETIKEKKKKRRRISFGMKRKNKSVLKNNVKSHRSSSQQHHGDVITCAKPQSKPKIKSKIKSSRKL; encoded by the coding sequence ATGGGTATCAAAATTCTAAATCCATGGTGGTTTCGGTTATTGAGAAACCATTTCTCCTGTCTCCACCGccacctccaccaccaccaccatcaccaCCACGAGCCGCCTCGAACGATCAAGGTCATCAACTGTGATGGGGTCGTCAAGATCTACGACCGTCCGGTTCATGTTTCCGAGCTATTGATCGAGTTCCCTAAGCACATGATTTGCCGTTCCGATTCGTTTTACATAGGCCAAAAGATCCCGCCTCTTTCCATGGACGACAAGCTCCACTTCGGCCACGATTACTTCCTTCTCCCTCAACAGGCTTTCCAGTCAGCTTTATCGTTCGTCACCATCGCCTCTTTCGCCAACGCCAGATATTCGTCGTCTCGGGAATCGGGAAACGCGATGTTGAAGAAGGCCGCCGCTTGCCAACCTTTCCACATCGAGAAGAGCGCGTCTGGGTGTTTAAGGTTACGGGTTTCCGATGAGTTTATACGTCAGTTAATGGAAGAAAGTAACGTGAAAGAGGGAAGTGGTGATGAGAGTTGCAGTAGAATATGCACCACCCCTCAGTTACAGAAACAGTACGCATCGCTCGTTGGTTCACGCCATTGGAAACCCACGCTGGAGACGAttaaggagaagaagaagaagaggaggaggatTTCATTTGGAATGAAGAGAAAAAATAAATCGGTGTTGAAGAACAACGTAAAGAGCCATCGATCATCATCTCAGCAGCATCACGGTGATGTAATCACTTGTGCAAAGCCTCAGTCGAAACCCAAGATTAAGTCTAAGATTAAATCATCAAGAAAATTATGA